A single genomic interval of Flavobacterium sp. N2820 harbors:
- a CDS encoding RrF2 family transcriptional regulator, protein MFSKTCEYAIRATIYIASESSAGKRCGIRDIARKIESPEPFTAKILQRLVKADIIKSIKGNGGGFEIEKAQLKQIKLDQLVKAIDGNDLFDRCSLGLHDCSDKQPCPFHHKYKPLRENLKKTLRETSLLDLISEFNTGETFLKL, encoded by the coding sequence ATGTTTTCGAAAACCTGTGAATATGCCATACGAGCTACAATTTACATTGCCTCAGAATCGTCTGCAGGTAAACGTTGTGGTATTCGGGATATTGCTAGAAAAATTGAATCGCCAGAACCTTTTACAGCTAAAATATTACAGCGTTTAGTAAAAGCCGACATCATAAAATCGATTAAAGGAAATGGTGGTGGATTTGAAATTGAAAAAGCACAATTGAAACAAATAAAATTAGACCAGCTGGTAAAAGCTATCGACGGAAATGACTTATTTGACCGATGCAGTTTAGGACTTCATGATTGTTCCGACAAACAACCTTGTCCATTTCATCATAAATATAAGCCATTACGTGAAAATTTGAAAAAAACCCTTAGAGAGACTTCCCTTCTTGATTTAATTAGTGAATTCAATACTGGAGAGACTTTTCTTAAGCTTTAA
- the nrdD gene encoding anaerobic ribonucleoside-triphosphate reductase: MQTQTTEALLQHNEKRTKCLVYTRVMGYHRPVESFNIGKKGEHKQRTHFRECKS; this comes from the coding sequence ATGCAAACACAAACCACTGAAGCTTTGCTTCAACACAATGAAAAAAGAACCAAATGTTTGGTTTATACACGAGTAATGGGCTATCACAGACCCGTAGAAAGTTTTAATATTGGAAAAAAAGGTGAACACAAACAACGAACCCACTTTAGAGAATGTAAATCTTAA
- a CDS encoding ribonucleoside triphosphate reductase — MDKFVIKRNGTYLPFEPFKIEEAIRKAFASVSETLNLKVIETVFQLLSHQDTWAVEDIQDKIEKTLYEYGHYEVMRSFMLFRHTRKLQREHVLGLNDDTTYVDSTQTIEEYTNQTDWRINANANTSYSNAGLVNNVAGKIIANYWLDKVYSKEEGYAHRNGDIHIHDLDCLTGYCAGWSLRVLLNEGFNGVRGRVESRPPNHFREALGQMANFLGILQSEWAGAQAFSSFDTYLAPYVFKDNLSYEDVLKAIRSFVYNLNVPARWGQSPFTNITLDWVVPDDLKEQIPTRNEQHLFKGITSEDFIKRAQERGASDITEMRYEHFQKEMNLINKAYYTVMTEGDAHGQPFTFPIPTVNITEEFDWYGENTDILFENTAKIGSSYFQNFIGSQYTYDENGNKVENPNAYKPNAVRSMCCRLQLDLRELLKRGNGLFGSAEMTGSIGVVTINMARLGYLNKGNKAKLYSDLDRLLEISKATLEKKRVFIQEMYDRGLFPYTKRYLPHFRNHFSTIGVNGINEMIQNFTDGKEDIVSDYGMAFATEILEHIRTKMRAYQEETGNLYNLEATPAEGTTYRFAKEDKKRYSDIIQAGEGENIYYTNSSQLPVDYTEDPFEALLLQDNLQCQYTGGTVLHLYMNEKLSSVEACRNFIKKVITNFKLPYITVTPVFSVCPKHGYLNGEHEYCPKCDEELLATLNTTSYANTNH, encoded by the coding sequence ATGGACAAATTTGTAATCAAACGAAATGGCACGTATTTACCCTTTGAACCTTTCAAAATAGAAGAAGCCATTAGAAAAGCTTTTGCCAGTGTAAGCGAAACTTTAAACCTAAAAGTTATTGAAACGGTGTTCCAATTGTTGTCTCATCAAGACACTTGGGCAGTAGAAGACATTCAAGATAAAATTGAAAAAACACTTTACGAATATGGACATTATGAAGTAATGCGTTCTTTCATGTTGTTTCGTCATACTCGAAAACTTCAACGCGAACACGTATTAGGCTTGAATGATGACACCACTTATGTTGACAGTACCCAAACCATAGAAGAATACACCAACCAAACCGATTGGCGCATCAATGCCAACGCTAATACTTCGTATTCCAACGCAGGTTTAGTGAATAATGTCGCAGGAAAAATCATTGCGAATTATTGGTTAGACAAAGTCTATTCTAAAGAAGAAGGCTACGCACATCGTAATGGCGATATTCACATTCACGACTTAGATTGCTTAACGGGTTATTGTGCGGGTTGGAGTTTACGTGTTTTATTAAATGAAGGTTTTAATGGTGTTCGAGGCAGAGTGGAAAGCAGACCACCTAATCATTTTAGAGAAGCATTAGGGCAAATGGCCAATTTTTTAGGAATATTACAAAGCGAATGGGCAGGTGCTCAAGCGTTTAGTTCGTTTGACACCTATTTAGCTCCTTATGTTTTCAAAGATAATTTATCGTATGAAGATGTTTTAAAAGCGATTCGAAGTTTCGTCTACAACTTGAATGTTCCAGCACGTTGGGGACAATCGCCGTTCACGAATATTACTTTAGATTGGGTAGTTCCGGATGATTTGAAAGAGCAAATCCCAACACGAAACGAACAACACCTTTTCAAAGGAATCACTTCAGAAGATTTCATAAAAAGAGCCCAAGAAAGAGGCGCTTCAGACATAACCGAAATGCGTTACGAACATTTCCAAAAAGAAATGAATCTCATCAACAAAGCCTATTATACCGTTATGACCGAAGGCGATGCTCATGGACAACCGTTCACCTTCCCTATTCCAACGGTTAATATTACCGAAGAGTTTGATTGGTACGGAGAAAACACCGATATTCTTTTTGAAAATACCGCAAAAATTGGTTCGTCTTACTTCCAAAATTTCATTGGTAGTCAATATACATATGATGAAAACGGCAATAAAGTTGAAAATCCAAATGCCTACAAACCGAATGCCGTACGAAGTATGTGCTGCCGTTTACAACTCGATTTACGCGAATTATTAAAAAGAGGAAATGGCTTATTCGGAAGTGCGGAAATGACCGGAAGTATCGGTGTCGTAACTATTAATATGGCGCGATTAGGTTATTTGAACAAAGGCAATAAAGCCAAATTATATTCCGATTTAGATCGTTTGTTAGAAATTTCGAAAGCAACTTTAGAGAAAAAACGCGTTTTCATTCAGGAAATGTATGATAGAGGATTATTTCCATATACCAAACGTTATTTACCACACTTTAGAAACCACTTCTCTACAATTGGTGTGAACGGAATTAACGAAATGATTCAAAATTTCACCGACGGAAAAGAAGACATTGTTTCGGATTACGGAATGGCATTCGCAACTGAAATTTTGGAACACATCCGAACCAAAATGAGAGCTTATCAAGAAGAAACAGGCAATTTATACAACTTAGAAGCTACTCCGGCAGAAGGTACAACCTATCGTTTTGCCAAAGAAGATAAAAAACGGTATTCCGATATTATTCAAGCGGGTGAAGGCGAAAATATTTACTACACGAACAGTTCGCAATTGCCCGTAGATTACACCGAAGATCCGTTTGAAGCTTTGTTATTACAAGATAATTTACAATGTCAGTACACTGGAGGAACGGTTTTACACCTATACATGAACGAAAAATTGAGTTCGGTAGAAGCGTGTCGTAATTTCATTAAAAAAGTAATTACGAATTTTAAATTGCCATATATCACGGTGACTCCAGTTTTCAGCGTTTGTCCAAAACATGGCTATTTGAATGGCGAACACGAATATTGTCCTAAATGCGATGAAGAATTATTAGCAACCTTAAATACAACCTCTTATGCAAACACAAACCACTGA
- a CDS encoding 5'-nucleotidase — translation MALDFSEILVVGVSSRALFNLEKENEIFKKENIVGFRKYQLEHEDELLEKGTAFPLIQALLKLNDYVDPKKPIVEVVVMSRNSPETGVRVLKAIKHYNLPLTRWAFSGGEPLSPFLDAFDVDLFLSKDEKEVQKVIDNSNCATALIYDAPLDYNPETERVKFAFDADAVVFSEESELIYKTQDLQAFHKHEEENEDVPLNGGPFAELLKKLSKIQEKLPMTIELTPLRIAIVTARNAPSHMRVIKTLRHWGVYVDEAYFMGGLSKENVLKAFGAHIFFDDQEIHLDGSRKVVPCGKVLYKSNSPMKKYDQRIITEKLQEKEIEAKEVKESENI, via the coding sequence ATGGCATTAGACTTTTCAGAAATATTAGTAGTAGGTGTGTCTTCAAGAGCCTTATTTAATCTTGAAAAAGAGAATGAAATTTTCAAAAAAGAAAATATTGTAGGCTTTAGAAAATATCAATTAGAACACGAGGATGAATTACTTGAAAAAGGTACAGCTTTTCCATTAATTCAAGCATTATTAAAATTAAATGACTACGTTGACCCGAAAAAACCAATAGTGGAAGTTGTTGTAATGTCAAGGAATAGTCCTGAAACGGGAGTAAGAGTATTAAAAGCTATTAAACACTATAATTTACCTTTGACAAGATGGGCTTTTTCTGGAGGTGAACCTTTATCACCTTTTTTAGATGCTTTTGATGTTGACTTATTTCTTTCTAAAGATGAAAAAGAAGTTCAAAAAGTAATTGATAATTCGAATTGTGCGACAGCTTTAATTTACGATGCTCCTTTGGACTACAATCCTGAAACAGAACGTGTCAAGTTTGCATTTGACGCTGATGCGGTTGTTTTTTCAGAAGAATCCGAACTAATTTATAAAACTCAAGATTTACAAGCGTTCCATAAACACGAAGAGGAAAATGAAGATGTTCCTTTAAACGGTGGTCCTTTTGCTGAATTACTTAAAAAGTTGTCTAAAATTCAAGAAAAACTTCCAATGACTATTGAATTGACTCCATTACGAATTGCAATTGTTACGGCAAGAAATGCTCCAAGTCATATGAGAGTAATCAAAACTTTAAGACATTGGGGTGTATATGTAGACGAAGCATACTTTATGGGAGGTTTGTCAAAAGAGAATGTATTAAAAGCTTTTGGAGCACACATTTTCTTTGATGACCAAGAAATTCATTTAGATGGTTCGAGAAAAGTTGTACCCTGTGGTAAGGTACTATATAAATCGAATTCTCCAATGAAAAAATACGACCAAAGAATTATAACAGAAAAGTTACAAGAAAAGGAAATTGAAGCAAAAGAAGTTAAAGAATCTGAAAATATTTAA
- a CDS encoding anaerobic ribonucleoside-triphosphate reductase activating protein, with translation MNTNNEPTLENVNLNFLNKKAIHSFTPFTLLDYPDKSACILWFAGCNMKCDYCYNPEIVFGKGSFYFSEIVSFLKSRRNLLDAVVFSGGECLIHKDIILFIKLVKSLGFLIKVDTNGSQPKVLEKLIEEQLIDYVALDFKGPKEKFYTITKSDFFTQFISCFKLLQASSIPFEVRTTYHSSLFNPEDIAAMQNVLLELGYDKNFYIQNFRNYQNTIVPLPDSQSISEKDIHQNMTKIIFR, from the coding sequence GTGAACACAAACAACGAACCCACTTTAGAGAATGTAAATCTTAATTTTCTAAACAAAAAAGCCATTCATAGTTTTACACCCTTCACCCTATTAGATTATCCCGATAAATCGGCTTGTATCTTATGGTTTGCAGGGTGTAATATGAAATGTGATTATTGTTACAATCCCGAAATAGTTTTCGGAAAAGGTTCTTTTTACTTTTCCGAAATTGTTTCGTTTTTAAAATCGAGAAGAAATTTGTTGGATGCTGTAGTTTTTAGCGGTGGAGAATGTTTGATTCACAAAGACATTATTCTATTTATCAAATTAGTGAAAAGTTTAGGTTTTTTAATTAAAGTGGATACAAATGGAAGTCAGCCCAAAGTACTCGAAAAACTAATAGAAGAACAACTCATCGATTATGTGGCTTTGGATTTTAAAGGTCCGAAAGAAAAATTCTATACAATTACTAAATCTGATTTTTTTACTCAATTTATAAGTTGCTTCAAATTGCTTCAAGCGAGTTCCATTCCATTTGAAGTCCGAACTACTTATCATTCTTCGCTATTTAATCCAGAAGATATTGCAGCAATGCAAAACGTTTTATTGGAATTAGGGTACGATAAAAACTTTTACATTCAAAATTTTAGAAATTATCAAAATACGATTGTACCACTACCCGATTCGCAATCAATTTCGGAAAAGGATATCCATCAGAATATGACTAAAATCATATTTCGATGA
- a CDS encoding manganese efflux pump, which yields MQNTINWYNGEIFEGKFILGFGFFLILAALLFYFLGNTPTAKALLIPMLVIGIFFSITGANMIRSNGKQKQEIAKKYEQNPKEFINAEIKRVDDFQYLYPMSIAISLACFLIAIALLYLTQNVHLKAIAISLILFGMAFAVIDYFSKERATIYYEQLKS from the coding sequence ATGCAAAACACTATAAATTGGTATAACGGAGAAATATTTGAGGGAAAATTTATCCTCGGATTTGGATTTTTCTTAATCTTAGCGGCTTTACTATTTTACTTTTTAGGGAATACGCCAACCGCAAAAGCATTGCTGATTCCAATGTTGGTTATAGGTATATTTTTTTCTATAACAGGTGCAAATATGATTCGTTCCAACGGAAAACAAAAGCAAGAAATTGCGAAAAAATATGAGCAAAACCCAAAAGAATTTATAAATGCCGAAATTAAACGTGTAGATGATTTTCAATATTTATACCCAATGTCTATCGCTATTAGTTTGGCTTGTTTTCTCATAGCCATTGCCCTGCTTTATCTTACACAAAATGTCCATTTAAAAGCAATCGCCATTTCATTAATATTATTCGGAATGGCTTTTGCCGTAATCGATTATTTTTCAAAAGAAAGAGCGACAATTTATTACGAACAATTAAAATCATAA
- a CDS encoding SDR family NAD(P)-dependent oxidoreductase, protein MAKTVIITGGTTGIGKATALHFAKNGYNVVITSRNANKETEVLEEFKKEGAEVTFFPLDVTREEQVKNVIDKTVEKFGKLDSIVNNSGVSLGNALLADTESDELKQMLETNVMGVYYGMKHAINAMLKTGGGTIVNLASIAGLNGLVSTAQYNASKHAVVGLTKGGALDYATKNIRINAVAPGAIKTDILKNAIASGTYDVSGIEALHPMKRLGEPEDIAKGIFFLASDENPFMTGTVLSIDGGYNAK, encoded by the coding sequence ATGGCAAAGACAGTAATTATCACAGGTGGAACAACAGGTATTGGCAAAGCAACAGCTCTACATTTTGCAAAAAATGGATACAATGTTGTTATTACAAGTAGAAATGCGAACAAAGAAACGGAAGTTTTGGAAGAATTTAAAAAAGAAGGTGCAGAGGTAACTTTCTTTCCTTTAGATGTAACGCGTGAAGAACAAGTTAAAAACGTAATTGACAAAACGGTTGAAAAATTTGGAAAATTAGATTCTATCGTTAACAATTCAGGAGTTTCTTTAGGAAATGCTTTATTGGCTGATACAGAATCGGACGAACTGAAACAAATGCTGGAAACTAATGTAATGGGTGTTTATTACGGAATGAAACACGCCATTAATGCAATGTTGAAAACAGGTGGCGGAACTATCGTAAACCTTGCTTCCATAGCAGGTTTGAATGGATTAGTAAGCACGGCTCAATACAACGCTTCTAAACACGCCGTTGTTGGTTTAACCAAAGGTGGTGCATTGGATTACGCTACCAAAAATATTCGTATAAATGCAGTTGCACCAGGAGCAATTAAAACCGATATTTTGAAAAATGCAATTGCTTCGGGAACTTATGATGTTTCGGGAATTGAAGCATTGCACCCAATGAAACGTTTAGGTGAACCGGAAGATATTGCAAAAGGAATTTTCTTTTTGGCTTCAGACGAAAATCCTTTTATGACGGGAACTGTATTGAGTATTGACGGTGGCTATAATGCAAAATAA
- a CDS encoding helix-turn-helix domain-containing protein encodes MIEDRTLINILFSCTSQEKKNFEPFVQDHALVCVLNGKMIINDGIETFQYNKGDIGFVSKNQLVKTQKIPQDNKPFMSISIFLPKETLYNYSKEHHILPKGNYLGKPNFIFQPDPFLKGFFDSMLPYFENQEALTNNLATIKTFEIIELLLRYTTIQNLLFNFEDDFKIDLEAYMNKNYMHNIPLAQFAKLTGRSISTFKRDFQEIFNQTPNKWLIKKRLDLAHFLISKQGKKPNEIYDDVGFINFSHFSRSFKAEFGINPSEIEKNHS; translated from the coding sequence ATGATTGAAGATAGAACTCTAATTAATATTTTGTTTTCTTGCACATCGCAAGAGAAAAAAAATTTTGAACCTTTTGTTCAAGACCACGCTTTGGTCTGTGTTCTAAATGGAAAAATGATAATTAACGACGGCATAGAAACCTTTCAGTATAACAAAGGCGATATTGGTTTTGTATCAAAAAATCAATTAGTAAAAACCCAAAAAATCCCTCAAGACAATAAACCCTTTATGAGTATCAGCATTTTTTTACCCAAAGAAACGTTGTATAATTATTCAAAAGAACACCATATTTTACCAAAAGGAAATTATTTAGGAAAACCTAATTTTATATTTCAACCCGACCCATTTTTAAAAGGGTTTTTCGATTCTATGCTTCCTTATTTTGAAAATCAAGAGGCACTCACCAATAATTTAGCGACTATTAAAACTTTTGAGATTATTGAACTTTTGCTTCGGTATACCACAATTCAAAATTTACTTTTCAATTTTGAAGACGATTTTAAAATTGACTTGGAAGCGTATATGAACAAAAATTATATGCACAATATTCCGTTGGCGCAATTTGCAAAACTCACAGGTAGGAGTATTTCAACATTTAAAAGAGATTTCCAAGAAATTTTCAATCAAACCCCTAACAAATGGCTTATCAAAAAGCGATTAGATTTAGCCCACTTTTTAATATCAAAACAAGGCAAAAAGCCCAATGAAATTTATGACGATGTAGGTTTTATAAATTTCTCTCATTTTTCAAGAAGTTTCAAAGCAGAATTTGGAATAAACCCTTCAGAAATAGAAAAAAACCACAGCTAA